A genome region from Natranaeroarchaeum sulfidigenes includes the following:
- a CDS encoding HNH endonuclease — protein sequence MTTEEQQVPGQRCQEWRVAYRDGKTPYELSVEEELPRRKVHDHLTGQCSHDGEEPPISRGRTHGVTAPECRGIRDRYAAGEAIEALQASTGRRWQTLVRHLTGACSHETAVEAPTVAKEEILRRDRVTAEECAQLRRGVRDADSVMAYADTVEHEYQAVLAHVNGECTHEIDAPPREPTDRSQDISTTECQTIRETYRSSPDTEVTDIAEEYGCSPTTIERHVTFRCSHPPVDALVTDVEAVQDILASGVEVDDGLSTLSSAEIVRLESAKNADRQEPARDLATPDPERVETTRSRVVRNTDLTHDMKRMYDHTCQVCGASRQGPDEDPYAEAHHIRPLGRPHDGPDEPENILVLCPNHHADFDYGRLTVDPETHRVTHTYEDAVDGTQLYIADPHELSDDHLTYHNRVIAGE from the coding sequence ATGACGACTGAAGAACAGCAGGTCCCGGGACAGCGGTGTCAAGAGTGGCGTGTGGCGTACCGCGACGGGAAAACCCCGTACGAACTCTCGGTCGAAGAAGAGCTGCCGCGTCGGAAGGTCCACGACCATCTGACTGGACAGTGTTCACACGATGGCGAGGAACCTCCGATATCACGTGGTCGAACCCACGGCGTAACTGCTCCCGAATGTCGTGGTATCAGAGACCGGTACGCCGCAGGAGAGGCTATCGAAGCGCTCCAAGCTTCGACTGGGCGTCGCTGGCAGACACTTGTCCGGCACCTTACTGGAGCGTGTTCCCACGAGACCGCTGTCGAAGCGCCGACAGTCGCAAAGGAGGAGATTCTCAGGCGGGATCGAGTGACGGCTGAGGAGTGTGCGCAGCTCCGTCGTGGAGTTCGAGATGCTGATAGCGTTATGGCCTACGCTGATACTGTCGAGCACGAGTATCAGGCTGTGCTCGCGCACGTCAACGGTGAGTGTACCCACGAGATCGATGCGCCGCCACGAGAACCGACTGATCGGAGTCAGGATATCTCAACGACGGAGTGTCAGACCATCCGGGAGACGTATCGCTCCAGTCCAGATACCGAAGTCACCGATATTGCTGAAGAGTACGGCTGCTCACCGACGACTATCGAGCGCCACGTCACGTTCCGATGTTCGCACCCGCCTGTGGACGCGTTGGTCACCGATGTCGAGGCAGTTCAGGATATTCTGGCATCTGGCGTGGAAGTGGACGATGGATTGAGTACACTCAGTTCTGCGGAGATTGTCCGGCTAGAGAGTGCGAAGAACGCTGACCGACAGGAACCGGCCCGGGACTTGGCGACGCCCGACCCGGAGCGCGTCGAAACGACACGGAGTCGGGTGGTCCGTAACACCGACCTCACGCACGATATGAAGCGGATGTACGACCACACCTGCCAAGTCTGCGGTGCCTCCCGGCAAGGTCCCGACGAGGATCCGTATGCCGAAGCGCACCATATCCGGCCGCTCGGCCGTCCGCATGATGGGCCTGACGAGCCCGAGAATATCCTCGTCCTCTGCCCCAATCATCACGCTGATTTCGATTACGGTCGGCTCACCGTTGATCCAGAGACGCACCGTGTGACGCACACCTACGAAGACGCCGTTGACGGAACCCAGCTATATATCGCAGACCCCCACGAACTCAGCGACGACCATCTTACGTACCATAACAGAGTCATCGCTGGCGAGTAA
- a CDS encoding tyrosine-type recombinase/integrase → MSEYANSQVRAKVWVTPDQAEALRSACYATGVDYLQQRNEAIVTTMYDTGLRVGELVQLDVELLRNNNSELYLPTGIQKDYPNQNSPPPVTLELADDTTRLLSAYLTNRWKDTPSLFPSRSSERISEQGVRNMLHKIAEEAGIRPYKLDGSRGDPSDVTPHALRHGVAYRMMNEEDGNTLYDVRNRLRHRSIQTTERVYDHLLKV, encoded by the coding sequence ATGAGCGAATACGCAAATTCCCAAGTTCGAGCGAAAGTGTGGGTGACACCAGACCAAGCCGAAGCACTCCGGTCAGCGTGCTACGCAACTGGTGTCGACTATCTCCAACAACGAAATGAAGCAATTGTCACGACGATGTACGATACTGGGCTCCGGGTCGGCGAACTCGTCCAACTCGATGTTGAATTGCTTCGAAACAACAACTCAGAGCTCTACCTACCCACCGGCATTCAGAAGGATTACCCGAATCAGAACTCGCCACCGCCAGTGACCCTCGAACTCGCTGACGACACGACACGGCTACTTTCTGCGTATCTCACCAACCGATGGAAAGACACGCCATCCCTCTTCCCCTCTCGCTCCTCAGAACGCATCAGCGAACAAGGCGTGCGGAATATGCTTCACAAGATCGCTGAGGAGGCAGGAATTCGACCCTACAAACTCGATGGGAGTCGAGGCGATCCAAGCGACGTTACACCGCACGCGCTACGGCACGGCGTTGCTTATCGAATGATGAACGAAGAAGACGGAAACACGCTGTACGATGTCCGCAATCGGCTTCGTCACCGAAGTATTCAGACGACTGAGAGGGTCTACGACCACTTGCTAAAGGTGTGA
- a CDS encoding HalOD1 output domain-containing protein, which yields MITSSRYDPSTDGCPVNFVIGLVAVHRHVDPIDVPELSYYIDADLINDFLRDPPEHGHLQFEWEEVTIVLNADRHVDAISSVSTDSESPAMLKQ from the coding sequence ATGATTACCAGCTCAAGATATGATCCGTCGACTGATGGCTGTCCGGTCAACTTTGTCATCGGTCTTGTAGCTGTACACCGACATGTCGATCCCATTGACGTACCTGAATTATCATATTACATCGATGCGGATCTTATCAATGACTTTTTGCGAGATCCACCAGAACATGGGCATCTGCAGTTCGAGTGGGAGGAAGTGACAATTGTGCTTAATGCGGACAGACATGTCGATGCCATCAGCTCAGTCTCAACAGACTCGGAATCGCCAGCAATGCTCAAACAATGA
- a CDS encoding PAS domain S-box protein, with protein sequence MSNDTLDSAIQRVLAIGSTSADAVEVLRPAFDTVFSAVSIESVDGSDAEEVIFLDQQLDIKPVAAVVCASSRFWSKYADEMPTKPPHVHLFVVDIDDTHDPDEIQSHPNVTYIHSETPEKQIIATLQASLPTAQRAIDTISDTTNTATTELTPVATGPFSERLFYEAPLPLLVAEGETGTIVAVNDRACELLGRSREALLGANQVELHPDNTDIDYQEGFQHSVDAAGIDSFVQYNGPRYVEDDNGEEVPIDIIDTTIEINGQVYVVGAFLDVSDRVNEQAALRRRSKAIEASLTGISILDPDERYTYMNDAHAEIFGYDPDELLGESWRTLYDEQTQAEIEAGPFEELEETGAWEGELMGVRQDGEPVEHYISLTQLADGGIICVNRDISDRKQFERRLKSVRETAHSLMLAENRDTIINQTIELIAEKIDRPLAGYLRYNGSEDKLLPASVSSQSRELLDNLPSFRRGEGLVWRAFEANEVRYYPDLTNIDDVYNQDTPIGSELHIPVGNRGVFIIGSTKTDAISANERKLLEITVSHVRTALTLVERQRELKQARKKVEAEREQLRQVIDTVPQFIFAKNEAGEFIFANEATAKAYGTTPSELEGKTDADFAPNNADVEVFTQDDRTVIETGEPVYRYGETLTDADGNERILETIKVPFEPIGVDGPAVLGSSTDITELQRTQKALDHLQRLNSINELESELRHCRTSAEIHEAGIETVLRGLDDIVVATYSWDEADGVLHQMAKIPTEGNQFPETVTTDDQTYWRAFTTGYDQRLDDTSDERGYAVPIGSAGLLVVSNIDDDSEQIPDFLTTVGNVLATAIERSKQQESVEDLRATLDSVKTDLNSVQTQLETLADTVEQALEAETRSELDQLLVEFIDTNWRYGWVGDFKPQMDAVIPRAATDDTGPVSELETGSDVEMRPALEAATTRSTVYVERTLAERDRKWATAMLAYGYRSVLSIPIIDQGVIYGVVEVASTDVDGFDTRTTTAIRSLCRIIGHRLRQLDIDNVARLTAESVEIDLAFTDSRPFFPSLPSDTSIQVRNVITVDSSTRRLQMVVSGASQPEFETYLSQIPSLYDTIINHNEAETVFKAEVSLDVSRRAPTEMLFEEIVSREVRVSNVLSGSEEELITFTVADRSTASVIADALTARFEGASLLAKRTREESDIESFAPTHILTNRQREVLQTAYSEGYYDQPKGINGQEIAELFDISHSTVHEHLKAAERKVLRAFLPRDVPSQER encoded by the coding sequence ATGAGTAATGACACATTGGACTCTGCTATCCAGCGAGTACTGGCTATTGGCTCTACTAGTGCGGATGCGGTCGAGGTACTTCGCCCGGCGTTTGACACGGTCTTTTCAGCCGTTTCTATCGAGTCTGTAGACGGCTCCGATGCCGAGGAAGTGATTTTCCTAGATCAACAACTCGATATCAAACCAGTAGCTGCCGTCGTCTGTGCGAGTTCACGGTTCTGGTCCAAATATGCTGACGAAATGCCGACTAAACCACCTCATGTGCATCTGTTCGTCGTTGATATTGACGACACGCATGACCCGGACGAGATTCAGTCCCACCCAAATGTCACATACATCCATTCCGAGACGCCGGAAAAACAGATTATAGCAACGCTCCAAGCTTCACTCCCAACGGCCCAACGGGCTATTGACACTATTTCCGACACTACCAATACTGCTACAACGGAGTTGACGCCGGTAGCGACGGGACCGTTTTCCGAGCGGTTGTTCTATGAAGCCCCACTCCCGCTGTTGGTTGCTGAGGGTGAGACAGGAACCATCGTTGCTGTCAACGACCGTGCGTGCGAGCTACTAGGTCGATCTCGAGAAGCACTCCTTGGAGCAAACCAAGTGGAGTTACATCCAGATAATACCGATATCGATTACCAGGAGGGCTTCCAGCACTCTGTCGATGCCGCCGGTATCGATTCTTTTGTTCAGTACAACGGCCCACGCTATGTCGAGGACGACAACGGCGAGGAGGTGCCCATAGATATTATCGATACAACTATCGAAATCAATGGCCAGGTATACGTAGTCGGGGCATTTCTCGATGTATCCGATCGCGTCAACGAACAAGCAGCACTCCGCCGTAGATCCAAAGCAATTGAGGCGTCACTAACTGGGATTTCAATACTCGACCCGGATGAGAGATACACCTATATGAATGACGCTCACGCGGAAATCTTTGGCTACGACCCGGATGAGCTTCTTGGTGAGAGCTGGCGGACCCTGTACGACGAACAGACACAGGCAGAGATAGAGGCGGGTCCATTCGAGGAACTCGAAGAAACTGGGGCTTGGGAGGGTGAGTTGATGGGAGTTCGGCAAGATGGAGAACCAGTTGAGCACTATATTTCGTTAACGCAACTTGCCGATGGGGGGATCATCTGTGTCAACCGAGATATCAGTGATCGCAAACAGTTCGAGCGACGCCTCAAATCGGTCAGGGAGACCGCTCACTCCCTCATGTTAGCAGAGAACCGCGATACTATAATCAATCAGACTATCGAGTTGATAGCTGAAAAGATTGATCGACCCTTGGCCGGATACCTCCGGTACAATGGATCGGAAGACAAGCTACTCCCCGCTTCTGTGTCCTCTCAGTCTCGGGAACTACTGGATAATCTTCCATCCTTCAGGCGAGGAGAGGGACTTGTATGGCGGGCATTCGAGGCCAACGAGGTGCGATACTATCCCGACCTCACGAATATCGACGATGTGTATAATCAAGATACACCGATAGGTTCCGAGCTACACATCCCGGTCGGTAACCGCGGTGTGTTCATTATCGGCTCGACGAAGACCGATGCTATTTCCGCCAACGAACGCAAACTGCTCGAGATCACCGTTTCTCATGTCCGAACCGCGCTCACACTTGTCGAGCGTCAAAGAGAATTGAAACAAGCACGTAAGAAGGTCGAGGCCGAACGCGAACAACTCCGGCAGGTTATCGATACAGTCCCACAGTTTATTTTCGCAAAAAATGAAGCAGGGGAGTTTATTTTTGCGAACGAAGCCACCGCAAAGGCTTACGGTACAACTCCCTCAGAGCTCGAAGGGAAGACCGACGCGGATTTCGCACCAAACAATGCCGATGTTGAAGTGTTCACTCAAGACGACCGGACAGTCATTGAAACTGGCGAACCGGTATATCGATACGGTGAGACGCTCACAGATGCCGACGGCAACGAGCGGATTCTCGAGACAATAAAAGTCCCATTTGAACCGATTGGGGTGGATGGGCCTGCAGTGCTTGGATCGTCAACAGATATTACCGAACTCCAACGAACACAGAAGGCTCTGGATCACCTCCAGCGATTAAACTCGATTAATGAGCTCGAAAGCGAGCTACGCCACTGCCGGACATCAGCCGAAATTCACGAAGCAGGCATTGAAACCGTCCTTAGGGGGCTTGACGACATTGTCGTCGCTACATACTCGTGGGACGAAGCTGATGGCGTCCTTCACCAAATGGCGAAAATACCGACCGAAGGCAATCAATTCCCAGAAACAGTGACTACCGATGACCAGACCTATTGGCGGGCGTTTACAACTGGTTACGACCAGCGACTTGACGACACCTCCGACGAGCGTGGGTATGCGGTACCGATCGGATCCGCTGGCTTACTCGTCGTGTCCAACATCGATGATGATTCCGAGCAAATTCCTGACTTTCTAACTACGGTTGGGAACGTTCTCGCAACTGCCATTGAGCGGTCTAAACAGCAGGAGTCGGTCGAAGACCTCCGTGCGACTCTCGACAGTGTTAAAACGGACCTCAATTCCGTGCAAACCCAACTAGAGACTCTTGCCGACACGGTTGAACAGGCGCTTGAGGCAGAAACCCGGAGCGAATTAGATCAATTGCTCGTTGAGTTTATTGACACAAACTGGCGATACGGCTGGGTCGGTGATTTCAAGCCACAAATGGATGCCGTCATTCCTCGAGCGGCTACCGATGATACTGGCCCGGTAAGTGAACTCGAAACTGGTTCCGATGTGGAAATGCGACCCGCTCTCGAAGCCGCGACAACCCGATCTACCGTATATGTCGAGCGAACACTAGCAGAACGAGACAGAAAGTGGGCGACGGCTATGCTTGCGTATGGATACCGCTCCGTGCTCTCCATCCCGATCATTGATCAGGGAGTAATTTACGGTGTTGTTGAAGTTGCATCTACAGACGTTGACGGGTTCGACACGCGCACCACCACGGCTATTCGTTCCCTCTGCCGGATCATCGGTCATCGGCTTAGACAACTGGACATTGACAACGTTGCACGCCTGACAGCGGAATCAGTTGAAATTGATCTTGCGTTTACTGACTCTCGGCCTTTTTTCCCATCTCTTCCGAGTGATACTTCGATACAAGTCCGGAATGTTATCACCGTCGACAGCTCGACAAGACGCCTGCAAATGGTTGTTAGTGGGGCCTCCCAGCCTGAGTTTGAGACATATCTTTCACAAATCCCCAGTCTTTACGACACAATTATCAACCACAATGAGGCTGAGACAGTTTTTAAAGCTGAAGTATCACTCGACGTGTCTCGCCGCGCCCCCACCGAGATGTTGTTCGAGGAAATTGTATCCAGAGAGGTCCGAGTGTCGAACGTTCTCTCCGGGTCAGAGGAAGAACTCATTACGTTCACCGTCGCTGATCGTTCCACCGCCTCCGTCATCGCTGACGCACTCACCGCTCGCTTCGAAGGCGCTTCGCTCCTCGCCAAAAGAACCCGAGAAGAGAGCGATATAGAATCTTTCGCACCTACCCATATACTTACAAATCGACAGCGAGAGGTGCTTCAAACCGCATACTCCGAGGGCTATTACGACCAGCCGAAAGGCATCAACGGCCAAGAGATTGCCGAGCTGTTTGATATCTCACATTCGACGGTCCACGAACACCTCAAAGCCGCCGAGCGCAAGGTTCTGAGAGCCTTTTTGCCAAGGGACGTTCCCAGCCAAGAGAGGTAA
- a CDS encoding IS4 family transposase, with protein sequence MRRLTTLFPSEFLEEHAEELGVVEREGKLQIPVLVWALVFGFAAGESRTLAGFRRSYNSTADETISPGGFYHRLTPSLAEYLRDLVERGLDEVAVPNAVDADIDRFRDVMIADGTVLRLHEFLSDEFQARHEEQAGAKLHLLHNATDQTIERIDVTDEKAHDSTLFKAGSWLHGRLVLFDLAYFKYRRFALIDENDGYFVSRLKQNANPVITEELREWRGRAIPLEGEKIHDVVGDLSREYIDVEVEAEFKRGQYEGTRSLDTKRFRVVGVRDEDADDYHLYITNLPREEFLPADLGTLYRCRWEVETLFRELKTQYELDEFDTSNPVVVEILLYAALLSLLVSRELLDLVSEQAADEIVFPPERWAATFRSHAQLILHELGEYLGYSPPPLLERLIEEAQKIHQQRPILQETLATATQPRCEA encoded by the coding sequence ATGCGTCGGCTTACTACACTGTTTCCCTCTGAGTTCCTCGAAGAGCACGCCGAGGAACTCGGCGTGGTCGAGCGTGAGGGCAAACTTCAGATCCCCGTCCTCGTGTGGGCGCTCGTGTTCGGCTTCGCCGCAGGCGAGAGCCGAACACTCGCTGGGTTCAGGCGTAGCTACAACTCCACAGCCGATGAGACCATCTCTCCTGGTGGCTTCTATCACCGGTTGACGCCGTCACTTGCAGAGTATCTCCGCGACCTCGTCGAGCGTGGTCTCGACGAGGTCGCTGTTCCCAACGCTGTTGACGCTGATATCGACCGATTCAGGGACGTGATGATCGCTGATGGAACGGTGTTGCGGTTGCACGAGTTCCTTTCCGACGAGTTCCAAGCTCGCCACGAGGAGCAGGCTGGAGCGAAGCTCCACCTGCTCCACAATGCCACCGATCAGACGATTGAACGGATTGACGTGACCGATGAAAAAGCGCACGACAGCACGTTGTTCAAGGCGGGATCGTGGCTGCATGGACGACTGGTTTTGTTCGACCTAGCGTACTTCAAGTACCGCCGCTTTGCGCTGATCGACGAGAACGACGGCTACTTCGTGAGCCGGTTGAAGCAGAACGCGAATCCGGTGATAACAGAGGAGTTACGGGAATGGCGCGGGCGCGCCATTCCCTTAGAAGGGGAGAAGATCCACGACGTGGTCGGTGATCTCTCGCGGGAGTACATTGACGTAGAGGTCGAAGCGGAGTTCAAGCGGGGTCAGTACGAGGGAACACGGTCGCTAGACACGAAGCGGTTCCGCGTCGTCGGCGTCCGGGACGAGGACGCCGACGACTACCATCTGTACATCACAAATCTACCGAGAGAAGAGTTTCTCCCGGCAGATCTAGGGACGCTGTATCGGTGTCGATGGGAGGTAGAAACGCTGTTTCGTGAGTTGAAGACGCAATACGAACTAGATGAGTTCGACACGAGCAACCCTGTTGTGGTGGAGATTTTGCTGTATGCGGCGTTGCTGTCGCTGCTAGTGAGCCGTGAGTTGTTGGATCTGGTCTCTGAGCAGGCTGCCGACGAGATCGTGTTTCCACCGGAACGCTGGGCGGCGACCTTCCGGTCGCACGCCCAGCTCATTCTTCACGAACTTGGCGAATACCTCGGCTACTCGCCACCGCCGTTGCTGGAACGGCTGATCGAAGAGGCACAGAAGATTCATCAGCAACGACCGATCTTACAAGAGACGCTCGCTACCGCTACGCAACCAAGGTGTGAGGCTTAG
- a CDS encoding pentapeptide repeat-containing protein: MSDDLCGYEFIPTEWERHNGRPAAVAEQWSCPRESVKGADCCAFHLSPAERAEYGVSDQAVSDQLRDELGAGDSEVTPVIGAHLPNIDLCEAIIDKGTNAMVDLRHVEVAGDVTIEGATVKQPLQFDEATVDGTVDCSNSTFTQPTRWDRIRVADGFIGKNATFKDSVSFQDVSVEGESSFRYATFEREADWYGAAIADGITFRQTKWHRGCQFQHADFGDYVDFFFSSFHQRATFQGATFGDTARFSKSIFDEQVSFLGATFEAEALFKKGEFRSHAYFQNVTFKNETSFSEMTFTGKAKFQLSQFQGEASISYAEFEENAYFQRVVFDDYAEFFECTFTDIADFRWTEFHGLGRFMDASFFAEAYFEHAQFLDNADFRDGKFEHLTRFRETVFAQAPLFRRAEIETAEIVNIKPQSGELTLYCEGTEIREGRIRQRDGNKVYYNFREAILGDIDLHLETTTPFNRLLISKTAFEGFDFSRYHYALAPEWDLHTFAGQKEFESHMEASRFALGEREGTEEVSSHHEQETGKSRRKKPQQEVSLISKVKKGFSYPRRALDRMWADIRHAPTLETTYLKAKNGANKVGDSRAASAFFVLEMTYRRNVHIKRALNSSERLGSRIRSLGAATLNWLLALSCGYGEKPYRTLSFSLVIVCLYAIVYMMMLDNSPTDSTFGYLLFSFQSFNAIILGVDTDPFSEVQSFVAASQGFVGAFMIGLFVFTLTRSIHR, translated from the coding sequence ATGTCAGACGACCTATGTGGATATGAATTTATTCCCACAGAGTGGGAACGACATAATGGTCGGCCAGCAGCAGTGGCCGAGCAATGGTCGTGTCCACGAGAGTCCGTTAAGGGGGCGGACTGCTGTGCGTTCCATCTCTCCCCAGCGGAACGTGCCGAATACGGCGTGAGCGACCAAGCCGTGAGCGATCAGTTGCGAGACGAGCTGGGCGCGGGGGATTCGGAGGTTACTCCAGTTATCGGCGCACATCTGCCGAACATTGATCTCTGTGAGGCAATTATTGACAAAGGGACAAACGCGATGGTTGACCTCCGGCACGTTGAGGTGGCAGGTGATGTGACAATTGAGGGTGCTACGGTAAAACAACCTCTCCAGTTCGACGAGGCTACTGTTGACGGGACAGTCGACTGCTCTAATTCAACGTTTACCCAACCAACGCGGTGGGATCGAATACGCGTTGCGGACGGCTTTATAGGCAAGAATGCAACGTTCAAAGATAGCGTTAGTTTTCAGGATGTGTCGGTTGAGGGAGAGTCATCATTCAGATACGCAACGTTTGAGCGCGAAGCGGACTGGTACGGGGCGGCGATTGCAGATGGCATTACGTTCCGTCAAACGAAGTGGCATCGTGGCTGCCAGTTCCAGCATGCGGACTTTGGGGACTACGTTGATTTCTTTTTCAGTTCCTTTCACCAGCGGGCAACGTTTCAGGGGGCGACTTTCGGAGATACAGCCCGCTTTTCGAAGTCCATCTTTGATGAGCAAGTGAGCTTTCTTGGTGCAACCTTCGAGGCCGAAGCGCTATTTAAAAAGGGCGAGTTCAGATCGCATGCCTACTTCCAGAATGTGACTTTCAAGAACGAAACATCATTTTCGGAGATGACTTTCACCGGGAAGGCTAAATTCCAGTTATCACAGTTCCAAGGCGAGGCATCCATCTCGTATGCAGAGTTCGAAGAGAATGCCTACTTCCAGCGCGTCGTGTTTGATGACTACGCAGAGTTTTTTGAGTGTACGTTCACGGATATCGCAGATTTCCGTTGGACTGAGTTTCACGGCCTTGGACGGTTCATGGATGCGTCTTTTTTCGCCGAAGCATACTTCGAACACGCACAGTTCCTTGATAACGCCGATTTCCGAGACGGGAAATTTGAGCACTTAACTCGGTTCCGAGAAACAGTGTTCGCACAAGCACCGCTTTTCAGGCGAGCAGAAATCGAAACTGCAGAAATTGTAAATATTAAACCGCAGTCTGGCGAGTTAACACTGTATTGTGAAGGAACGGAAATCCGTGAGGGTCGCATTAGGCAACGTGACGGAAACAAGGTCTACTACAATTTCCGGGAAGCCATACTCGGCGATATTGACCTACATCTTGAAACAACAACGCCGTTCAACCGGTTGCTCATCTCAAAAACTGCGTTCGAAGGATTCGATTTTTCCAGATACCATTACGCTTTGGCCCCAGAGTGGGATTTACACACCTTTGCCGGGCAAAAAGAGTTTGAGTCCCATATGGAGGCAAGCCGGTTTGCATTGGGGGAGCGAGAAGGCACCGAAGAGGTTTCTAGCCATCACGAACAGGAGACGGGAAAGTCACGACGGAAGAAGCCACAACAGGAAGTGTCATTGATTTCAAAGGTGAAAAAAGGATTCAGTTACCCGCGACGGGCCCTGGACCGTATGTGGGCGGACATTAGACACGCACCGACTCTAGAGACGACCTATCTCAAAGCCAAAAACGGCGCAAATAAGGTTGGTGATAGTCGTGCCGCATCAGCGTTCTTTGTACTTGAGATGACATATAGACGGAACGTACACATCAAGCGCGCGCTCAACAGTTCCGAGCGTTTAGGTTCACGTATTCGCTCTCTCGGTGCCGCGACGCTGAACTGGCTGTTGGCCCTCAGTTGTGGCTATGGAGAGAAGCCGTATCGGACGCTGTCATTCTCGCTGGTCATCGTGTGCCTGTATGCGATCGTCTATATGATGATGTTAGATAACTCGCCAACCGATTCAACGTTTGGCTATCTCCTCTTTAGCTTTCAGTCATTTAATGCAATTATCCTCGGCGTTGATACAGATCCGTTCTCTGAGGTTCAAAGCTTTGTTGCAGCCAGCCAAGGTTTTGTCGGTGCGTTCATGATTGGATTGTTCGTTTTTACGCTGACGCGAAGCATTCACCGCTAA
- a CDS encoding metallophosphoesterase family protein, whose product MTVAILSDIHMRDGYVEEITQELRAVLAELERHNPEHAFVLGDLIEDGDSVAIDRENVRRVHTLLSEWSVPVTYLLGNHDVEHLEKNKLGHILDQQQFYGVVESGETTFVYLDTAYEELGGAMGRIGGEQLQWLETQLESLSDVILLTHHPVGDFDLAENEWFADYPERAYLWERKEVLEILSHCDGVHGTISGHIHQTEHTEFWGVSHVSINAFSKELPDKPLTGTYGLLSTDRTHEISIQTRADDGVSYLL is encoded by the coding sequence ATGACAGTCGCTATCCTCTCGGATATTCATATGCGAGACGGCTATGTCGAAGAAATCACACAGGAGCTGCGGGCTGTGCTGGCAGAACTTGAACGTCATAACCCGGAGCATGCATTCGTCCTCGGGGATCTTATCGAAGACGGGGACTCTGTCGCCATAGATCGCGAAAATGTCCGTCGCGTCCACACACTCCTTTCTGAATGGTCAGTTCCGGTGACCTATTTGCTCGGTAACCACGATGTCGAACACCTCGAAAAAAACAAACTTGGCCATATACTCGACCAACAACAGTTCTACGGCGTGGTTGAGAGTGGAGAGACGACCTTTGTCTATCTCGATACCGCATACGAGGAACTAGGCGGAGCTATGGGTCGCATCGGTGGGGAACAACTCCAGTGGCTCGAAACACAACTTGAGTCATTGTCCGACGTGATCCTACTTACCCACCATCCTGTCGGTGATTTCGATCTTGCGGAGAACGAGTGGTTTGCGGATTATCCTGAACGTGCCTATCTCTGGGAACGAAAGGAAGTACTCGAAATCCTCTCTCACTGCGATGGCGTTCACGGCACCATTAGCGGTCATATCCACCAGACCGAACACACCGAGTTCTGGGGGGTTTCTCACGTCTCGATCAATGCATTCAGCAAAGAACTTCCGGACAAACCACTGACCGGTACATACGGCCTACTCTCTACCGATAGAACGCACGAGATATCTATCCAGACGCGTGCTGACGATGGCGTTTCATATTTGTTATAA